The genomic interval GTCGAGGTGGTCGGTGCCGAGGCGCTTCAGGCTGCCGTCGATGGAGTGCAGGATGTGCTTGCGCGACAGCCCGCGGTCGTTCACGTCATCGCTCATGGGCCAGTAGACCTTGGACGAGATCACCAGCGTGTGCCGGGGCAACTCGCGCAGCACGGCGCCCATCAGCTCTTCGGAGCGGCCCCGCGCGTACACGTCAGCCTGATCGAAGAAGTTCACGCCTTCCTCGTAGGCCTTCATCACGATGTCGCGCACCATCGTCTCGTCGTGGACCGAGTGCCCGAAGGTGACCCAGCCGCCCAGCGAGACTTCGGAGACCTTGAGGCCACTTCTGCCGAGGTTGCGGTATTCCATGCCCGGTACTTTACCGAGTAAAGCGGAGCGCCACCCCAAAATGGGGACGCGGTTAAGAAGACTCCCGGCGCCGCCGCTGGTCCGCGTACCACTGCGGCCGCGTGCCGTCGAGGTCGGTGAAGCCGTAGAGATCCGCGAGTTCGCCCACGTCCAGAATCCGGCCGGTGTGCCGCCCCACCTCCGGGTCGGCGGCGAGGGCCACCACCCCCCGCGCCGCGTAGTGGGGCGTCTCGGTCTGCCCGGCAAGTTCGGCCTCGCTGTGGTGCTGGAGCATCAACTCAGTCCGCATCCAGCCCGGCGCAACGCCGACCACCGCGATGCCCTTACCCTGCAGCTTGTGCCCCAGCGCATACACGAGGCGGTTTTTCGCCGCTTTGCTCACCTCGTAGGGCAGCCAGCCGGGCGGTTCGTCGGTGTGCCAGGTCGTGGAGACGATCAGGCCGTGACCCTGGGTGCCCATGACGTATTTCAGCGCGAGCAGGCTGGTCAGGGAATCGCTGTACGCCCCCGCCAGCAACATGTCGCGCAGTTGCTCCGGCGGCTCGTCCCAGACCTCACCGACCGCGCCACCTCCCGCCGCGCGGTCATGGGCGCCCCAGGCGTTGTTGACGAGGAGGTCGAGCCGTCCGTGCTGCCCCGCGATGTGGCGAACCACCGACTCCACCTGCGCGGGGTCGGTGTGGTCACATCTCAGCGGAGTGGCCCCACCGCCTGCCGCGCGGATGGCGTCGGCGGTGTCGTCCACGGTGGTCTGCGGCAGGTTCGGCACCGTGCTGTGCCCGCGCGTGCTGCGGGCGGTGACGATGACGTGGGCGCCCACCGAGGCGAGTTCCAGCGCCGTGGCCCGGCCCAACCCGCGTGACGCGCCGGTGACGAGCGCCACCTGGCCCGCCAGCGGCCGGGTCACCCCTCGCGCCGCGTGTCCCCGGTGCTTCCGGCGCCCTCTTCCAGGGAGATGCTGGCCGACAGCACGACCTGATCGCCGCGCTGCTCGACTTCCACGTTGCTGTTGCCCGCCGGGAAGTAGCGCTTGACCACTTCCAGCAGGTCATGGCGCAGCGCGTCCACCTTGCCGGGGGGAATCTGGGCGCGGTCGTAGGCCAGCACGAGTTCCAGGCGGTCTTTCAGCGTCTCCTTGGAGCGGCGGCCCTTCATCCAGGAAAACATCTCAGGCCCCCCCGAACAGGCGGCGCAGCACCGCCAGGAAGCCCCGGTCCTGCTCCAGCTTGGGATAGGGCACGTCCTCCCCCTTCAGGCGCCGGGCCGTGTCCATAAAGGCCTGCCCCGCCGCCGACTTGCCCAGCACGGCGGGCTCACCCACGTTGGTGCTGACCAGAATGCCGTCGTCCTCCGGGATGATCCCGATGGGCTTGACGCCCAGGATCTCCAGCACGTCGGCCTCCGAGAGCATGTTGCCGCTGGCGACCATCTTGGGGCGCAGGCGGTTGATGACGAGGCGAATCTCACGGACCTGCTGGGCTTCGAGCAGCCCGATGATGCGGTCGGCGTCACGGACGCTGGAGACTTCGGGGTTCACGACGACCAATGCCCCCTCGGCGGGCGCGGCGGCGGTCTTGAAGCCCGACTCGATTCCGGCGGGCGAGTCGATCAGGACGCGGGTAAAGCCCTCCTCCTCGATGAGTTGCCGCACCACACCCTTGAACACCTCGGGGTCCAGCGCGTCCTTGTCGCGGGTCTGGGAGGCGGGGAGGAGGTGCAGCGACTCGACGCGCTTGTCGCGGATGATCGCCTGCGAGAGGCGGCACTTGCCCTCCAGCACGTCCACGAGGTCGAAGACCACGCGGGACTCTAAGCCCATCACCACGTCGAGGTTGCGCAGACCCACGTCCACGTCAATGACGACGACCTTCTCTCCCAGTTTGGCGAGGGCCGCCCCGATGTTCGCGGTGGTGGTGGTTTTGCCCACGCCCCCCTTGCCCGATGTGACGACGATGACCTTGGCGTTCATGCTGGGGCCGAGTGTATCAACTCTGCTCCTGCGTGCCCGGCGGTGTGACGTCCGCCCTACCTTCCGGGGAGACGGCCCTGTACACTGGCCGGTCGAGTCTCGCGCCCGGCGTGCTTCCCACGCAGCGGCGCATGCGCGTGGAGGAACCCCGATGACCGTACTCAACCCGCTGCCCCCCGTGGCAGCCCCCCAAATCACGCCGCCGAAGGTCGGTTTCATCTCGCTGGGCTGCCCCAAGGCGCTGGTGGATTCCGAGCGCATCCTGACCCAGCTCCGTGCCGAGGGCTATGAGGTTGCCCCCAGTTACGAGGACGCGCAGGCCGTCATCGTGAACACCTGCGGCTTTATCACGCCTGCGGTCGAGGAATCGCTCTCGGCCATCGGTGAGGCGCTCGACGCCACCGGCAAGGTCATCGTGACCGGGTGCCTGGGCGAGCGCCCCGAGAAGATTCTGGAGCGCCACCCCAAGGTCGCCGCGATCACCGGCTCCGAGGCGGTCGACGACGTGATGGGCTACGTGCGCGAGCTGCTGCCCGTCGAGACCGACGCCTTCACCGGGCTGCTGCCGGTTGCCGCGCCGGGGATGCGGCCTGAGGTGCAGACGCCCGAGCGCGAGGCCACCCGTCACGGCGACGTGTTCGCCCCCTCGGTCAAGCTGACGCCCCGGCACTACGCTTACGTGAAGATCGCGGAAGGGTGCAACCACACTTGCGCCTTTTGCATCATCCCCAAGCTGCGCGGGCGGCAGGTCAGCCGCGACGCGGGCGCCGTGCTGTACGAGGCCTTCCGGCTGGTTGCAGGCGGCACCAAGGAACTGATGATCATCTCGCAGGACACCTCCGCCTACGGGGTGGACGTGCGCTACCGCGAGAGCGAGTTCCAGGGGGGTCAGGTGCGGGCGCACCTCACCGACCTCGCTGTGAAACTGGGGGAGATGGGCGCCTGGGTGCGGATGCACTACGTCTACCCGTACCCCCACGTGGAGAAGATCGTGGAGCTGATGGCGCAGGGCAAAATTCTCCCCTACCTCGACGTGCCCCTTCAGCACGCCTCGCCCAAGATCCTGAGGCTGATGCGGCGGCCCGGCGCGGGCAAACAGCTCGACACCATCCGGCGCTGGCGGGAGATCTGCCCCGATCTCGTGATCCGCTCGACCTTCATCGTGGGCTTTCCCGGCGAGACGGAGGAGGATTTCCAGGAGCTGCTGACCTTCCTGGAAGACGCGCGGCTCGACCGCGTAGGGGCCTTCCCCTACTCCGACGTGGAGGAGGCGGACGCGAACGGGCTGCCCAACCCTGTGCCCGAGGAGATCAAGCAGGAGCGCCTCGCCCGCTTCATGGAGGTCGCGCAGCGCATCAGCGCCGAGAAGCTCGCCGAGAAGGTGGGCCGCGTGATGGACGTCATCGTGGACGAGTTCAACGACGACGAGGGCGATCTCCCCGGCACCCGCCTGATCGGCCGCACCAAGGGCGACGCCCCCGGCATCGACGGGCAGGTGTACCTGTATGCGGGCGACTTCGCTGGGCAGGTCAAGATCGGGGACATCGTGCAGGCCCGGATTGAGGACAGTGACGAGTACGACCTCTACGGCGAGGTGGTGGCGCGGCCGGAGTGGAAGCCCAACGTGCCGCAACTGGGGCACTTCGGGAAGCACTGAGGGCGACAAGACAGGAGGGCGGCGCAGAGAGCTTCTGGCCGCCCTTCTCTCTTGGTCCTCCGCTCAGCCTTGCGGACTCCCCCCCCCCAGCAGGTAGCGAATGACATCCTGGGCCGTGTACCCCGGCGTCCACCCGCCGAGCTTCACGAGGTCGTCACCGCTGGTCAGCAGGGGTTGTTCGACCTGTCCCCCCTTCTGAATCTGGGCGTAGCCCGCGTCGGCCATCAGCGCGTTGCACAGGCACTTGCGGCCCACGGTTTCCTCGGGCTTGCCGCCTTTGCGGACATAGTCGGCGACGGGTTCGGCGGCGCAGCGGAGGCCGACCTTCTCGCCCTCCCAATACGCTTCGCGCAGGTAGCCTATGTCGCAGATACGCATGCGGGCGGCGTACTCCTCCGGCTCGGAGAGCGTGCCGGGCAGCCGCACCACCTTGAAGGGAAACCCGGTGGGCGAGGCCAGCGGATCGGTGTACACGGCGGCCTGCCCCGCGCGGGCGGCGGCCAGCGAAGTCTGCCGGGCGTCATCGCGCAAGCCGCTTTCCCGGCAGTACTGGAAGAGGGTGCCCACCTGCACGCCCGCCGCCCCTTCCGCGAGCGCCCGTTGCAGCCCCTCGGGCGAGCCGCTGCCCCCCGCCAGCCAGAACGGGAGGCCGATCTTGCGCATCTCCGCGAGGTCCGCGAGGTCACGTTCGCCGTAGACCGGCTGCCCGGACTCGTCGTAGGTGACCTGACCGCGCGGCGGGGCGTTGTGGCCCCCGGCGGTCGGCCCCTCGATCACGAAGCCCTGGATGCTCCCGGTCGCCTTGCGGGTCAGCACCCCGGCGAGCACGTGCGAGGAGATGATCGGATAGAAGTTCGGGCGCTTCAGGCTGAGGCCCCCGAAGCCGTAGTCGGCGGGGTCGAGCGAGAGGGGCACGCTGGGCGAGGGGCCGTCGCCCTTTACGTCCACCCGGAAGGAACCGGGCTGGCCCTGCGCGAAGGCGTCCAGCACCCCCGGAATCTCGCGGGGAATCCCGGCGCCCATGATCACGGTGTCCACCCCCGCGAGCATCGCCCCGTACAGGGCAGGCATGGTGTGCAGGTGCAGCTTGGTCAGGAGGTTCAGGCCGACCGGGTTGCCGTGCCCCTCACGGGCCAACCAGACCTCCGCGAAGCTGCCCAGGATGGCGAGTTCCCAGGCGGGCTGCTGGTTGCGGAGGGTGGGCAGCGGCACGCGGGCGTAGCCCTTGCCGGGGGGACGGCCGCCCTCCAGAAAGTACTTGTCGATGGCCTTTTGCGCCCACGCCTGGTCGGGAAAGTGCGCCAGCGCCCGCCGGGTGTGCCCACCGGGATCGCCGTCCTGAAGGCGACGCACGAGCAGGTTGTCGATCCCGGTGCCCGACACCACGCCGAGCTGCCCAGTGCGCGACACCGCCCGCGCGAGTTCCCAGTTGGAGATGGCGACCCCCATGCCCCCCTGGATGATGCGGGGAAGGGCGGGAGGAGGCTGCGGGGAAGGGGTGGGAGAGGCAACAGGCAGAGTCGTCATAGGAATCTCCGGGGAGAGAAAGGGCAAAGGCGGGGCAGAATCTCAGCCCCACTCTGCACCGGATGCACCCCCGGCCCGGCCCGGTCTGAACGCGGTCAAAGGGCCGGGAGGGCAGGCTCCTGTAAGACCTCGGCCCCTACACTTCCGGGGTGAGTCCCGACCTGCTGCTCGTGGTGTTCGCTGGCGTGCTCGGCCTGCTGGTGGGGTCGTTTTCCAATGTGCTGATCTGGCGGCTGCCGCGCGGGGAAAATGTCGCCTTTCCGCCCAGCCATTGTCCCCACTGCGACCACCGCCTGTCTCCACGCGACCTCGTGCCGGTGGGGTCGTGGGTGGCACTGGGGGGCAAGTGCCGTTACTGCCGCGCTCCCATCAAGGCCCGCTATCCGGTGGTGGAGCTGCTGACCGGCGTGGGGTACGCGACCATCGCCGCGCTCTACCCCTTCGCGCTGTACGGCGGGGCCACGCTGGGCCTGTTCGTGCTGTTCACGCTGCTGCTGGTGGCGAGCGCCATCGACCTCGACACCTACACCATTCCCGACGAGCTGACGCTGCCGGGAGTGGCGCTGGGCGTGGGCTTCAGCTTTCTGAATGCGCGGTCGGGGGCGGTGGATGGCCTGGGGCTGCCCACACCCGCCGAGGCCATCCAGGGGGCGCTGCTGGGCGCGGGCCTGCTCGTGACCATCGACCTGATCGGGTCGTGGGTGCTGCGACGCTTCCGCGAGCGGCGCTACCCGGAAACGCCCATCGGCTACCAGCAGATCGCCCTCGCGCTGCTGGTGGGCGCGTGGGCGGGGCTGGGGTGGGGGGTAGCGGCGGCGGTGCTGTCGGCGGCGGCGAATCTACTCGCGCGGCGAGTCGTCCGGGTGCCGGAACTGCTCACGCTGGGGGGTCTGCTTGTCAGCGTGGGGCTGGGAGGATCGGGCTTTGGCCCTGGACTCATCGTGATGGTGCAGGGGGCGCTCGCCGCCGGGGGTGCTGTCGCGCTGCTCGCGGGCGTGTACTGGTGGCGGCGCGGGGACGACGCCGATGAGGACGCGCCCTTCGACCCCGCTGCGATGGGCTTCGGGGACGTGAAGCTGGCCGCCGTCATCGGGGCCTTCCTGGGCTGGGAGCGGCTGCTGGTGGCGGTCGTAGTCGCCGTGTTCGCGGGGGCGCTGCTGGGGCTGGTGCAGGTCGCCCTGAAACGCGAGAACCGCCTCAAGTTCGGCCCCTACCTCGCGCTGGGCGCGGTGGTGGCGCTGATCTGGGGCGGGGCCGTGGTGGAGAGCTACCGGACGCTGCTGGGCCTGTAGGGAACGGTCAACCGCGCAGGGGAGGCATCACCACCGCCTCCTCCTCTTCCCTGGGAGGCTGGGCCTGCGCTCCACCCCGGCGCGGGCGGGGGCCGACAGGCACGGGGACGCCGAGGCCGTCCTCGCCCTCGTCACGGCGGCGGGGAGGGAATGGCTCGGCGGATATGGTGCCCGTCCGGCTGTACCCCCTGTCCCTGGACGCGCTGAGTCTGTCCAGAAATGCCCGTAGCGAGAATCTGGTCATGGGCCACCGTACTCGGCCGCCGTGCCGGGCGTCTCCCCCTCCCCTTCCATTTGCCCCTGTTCGGCTGAGCCCTGTGAGCGGGCCACCACCGTCACCCGCTGGCGCTGGCGCAAGCCCACGAGGCCCACGTCGGCGGTCGCTGTGACCGTGACCCCGGCGGCGTTCGCGGCGTCCTGCGCGGCCACCTGCACGAAGACCTCCATGTCGCGCACGACCGTGTGGCCCACGAAGGCGTCCATGTAGCGGTCGAGACTGAACAGTTCCAGCAACCTCTCTGCCGCCGCGTAGCGCAGGGTCAGGGTGGAACCGGGCGCCGGGTTGCGCGTCTTCGGGCAGAGTTCGGGCAGCTCCAGCACATGCTCGACGACCGTGGGTAGGTCCGGGTGGGCGTTGGCGATGGTGCGCAGCAGGTCGGCCGGGCGCTCCATCACGCGGCGGCGCGGCTGACCTGCCGCACCCGCAGAGCGAACAGGGCCGCGATCGCGTACTTGGCGAGG from Deinococcus sp. HSC-46F16 carries:
- a CDS encoding SDR family NAD(P)-dependent oxidoreductase gives rise to the protein MTRPLAGQVALVTGASRGLGRATALELASVGAHVIVTARSTRGHSTVPNLPQTTVDDTADAIRAAGGGATPLRCDHTDPAQVESVVRHIAGQHGRLDLLVNNAWGAHDRAAGGGAVGEVWDEPPEQLRDMLLAGAYSDSLTSLLALKYVMGTQGHGLIVSTTWHTDEPPGWLPYEVSKAAKNRLVYALGHKLQGKGIAVVGVAPGWMRTELMLQHHSEAELAGQTETPHYAARGVVALAADPEVGRHTGRILDVGELADLYGFTDLDGTRPQWYADQRRRRESS
- the minE gene encoding cell division topological specificity factor MinE — translated: MFSWMKGRRSKETLKDRLELVLAYDRAQIPPGKVDALRHDLLEVVKRYFPAGNSNVEVEQRGDQVVLSASISLEEGAGSTGDTRREG
- the minD gene encoding septum site-determining protein MinD, whose amino-acid sequence is MNAKVIVVTSGKGGVGKTTTTANIGAALAKLGEKVVVIDVDVGLRNLDVVMGLESRVVFDLVDVLEGKCRLSQAIIRDKRVESLHLLPASQTRDKDALDPEVFKGVVRQLIEEEGFTRVLIDSPAGIESGFKTAAAPAEGALVVVNPEVSSVRDADRIIGLLEAQQVREIRLVINRLRPKMVASGNMLSEADVLEILGVKPIGIIPEDDGILVSTNVGEPAVLGKSAAGQAFMDTARRLKGEDVPYPKLEQDRGFLAVLRRLFGGA
- the rimO gene encoding 30S ribosomal protein S12 methylthiotransferase RimO; protein product: MTVLNPLPPVAAPQITPPKVGFISLGCPKALVDSERILTQLRAEGYEVAPSYEDAQAVIVNTCGFITPAVEESLSAIGEALDATGKVIVTGCLGERPEKILERHPKVAAITGSEAVDDVMGYVRELLPVETDAFTGLLPVAAPGMRPEVQTPEREATRHGDVFAPSVKLTPRHYAYVKIAEGCNHTCAFCIIPKLRGRQVSRDAGAVLYEAFRLVAGGTKELMIISQDTSAYGVDVRYRESEFQGGQVRAHLTDLAVKLGEMGAWVRMHYVYPYPHVEKIVELMAQGKILPYLDVPLQHASPKILRLMRRPGAGKQLDTIRRWREICPDLVIRSTFIVGFPGETEEDFQELLTFLEDARLDRVGAFPYSDVEEADANGLPNPVPEEIKQERLARFMEVAQRISAEKLAEKVGRVMDVIVDEFNDDEGDLPGTRLIGRTKGDAPGIDGQVYLYAGDFAGQVKIGDIVQARIEDSDEYDLYGEVVARPEWKPNVPQLGHFGKH
- a CDS encoding nitronate monooxygenase; translation: MTTLPVASPTPSPQPPPALPRIIQGGMGVAISNWELARAVSRTGQLGVVSGTGIDNLLVRRLQDGDPGGHTRRALAHFPDQAWAQKAIDKYFLEGGRPPGKGYARVPLPTLRNQQPAWELAILGSFAEVWLAREGHGNPVGLNLLTKLHLHTMPALYGAMLAGVDTVIMGAGIPREIPGVLDAFAQGQPGSFRVDVKGDGPSPSVPLSLDPADYGFGGLSLKRPNFYPIISSHVLAGVLTRKATGSIQGFVIEGPTAGGHNAPPRGQVTYDESGQPVYGERDLADLAEMRKIGLPFWLAGGSGSPEGLQRALAEGAAGVQVGTLFQYCRESGLRDDARQTSLAAARAGQAAVYTDPLASPTGFPFKVVRLPGTLSEPEEYAARMRICDIGYLREAYWEGEKVGLRCAAEPVADYVRKGGKPEETVGRKCLCNALMADAGYAQIQKGGQVEQPLLTSGDDLVKLGGWTPGYTAQDVIRYLLGGGSPQG
- a CDS encoding prepilin peptidase, whose product is MSPDLLLVVFAGVLGLLVGSFSNVLIWRLPRGENVAFPPSHCPHCDHRLSPRDLVPVGSWVALGGKCRYCRAPIKARYPVVELLTGVGYATIAALYPFALYGGATLGLFVLFTLLLVASAIDLDTYTIPDELTLPGVALGVGFSFLNARSGAVDGLGLPTPAEAIQGALLGAGLLVTIDLIGSWVLRRFRERRYPETPIGYQQIALALLVGAWAGLGWGVAAAVLSAAANLLARRVVRVPELLTLGGLLVSVGLGGSGFGPGLIVMVQGALAAGGAVALLAGVYWWRRGDDADEDAPFDPAAMGFGDVKLAAVIGAFLGWERLLVAVVVAVFAGALLGLVQVALKRENRLKFGPYLALGAVVALIWGGAVVESYRTLLGL